The nucleotide window GAAGTAAAAAGAATGGTAGAAGAAAATTTAGAACCAGATGTCTATAAATACAAATTACTTCATGCTGGAATAGTCACTGTAGGTAGGGCATTCTGTTTCACTAAAAAGCCTAAATGTGAGGATTGTATTTTGAAGAAAGTATGTAAATATTACGGAGAAAATTCTCTGTGATACAAAATATACCTCTTTAAATACTTTTACTAAATTTAAGTAACGAGTAGTAATGTTTAAATTTTTATTCGATAAGTATGTGGTATGAAGTTGTACGAATACGAGGGAAAGAGTCTTTTTAAACGAGTAGGAATTCCAGTGCCTAATGGTATCGTAACTACAGAACCGATAAAATGGGGAGGAAAGGCTGTAGTGAAATCTCAACTTTTGGAAGGTGCAAGAGGCAAGAGAGGACTAGTAAGAGTAACTGACGATGTTTATAATACCATTTTAGAGTTGAAAAAACTAGGAGTAGAGAAATTCTTAGTGGAGGAGTTCGTTCCTCACGAGAAGGAGTTTTACGCTTCAGTATTATTAGATAGGGAATCTGCAGAACCAATGCTGGTTTTATCCAGAGAAGGAGGTATTGATGTTGAGCAAGCTAAGGACGTTAAGAAGATGATAATACCATTAGAAAGGGGAGTTAGGAGTTATGATATTATTGAGGCTGAGAAGTATCTAGGAGTTAAGGGATTAGGGCAAATAATACAAGGTTTATATAAATTATTTGTAGAATATGACGCTGAACTAGTTGAAATAAACCCATTAGCATTGACTAGTGATGGCAGATTATTGGCATTGGACTCTAAGGTGATTTT belongs to Saccharolobus solfataricus and includes:
- a CDS encoding succinate--CoA ligase subunit beta, whose protein sequence is MKLYEYEGKSLFKRVGIPVPNGIVTTEPIKWGGKAVVKSQLLEGARGKRGLVRVTDDVYNTILELKKLGVEKFLVEEFVPHEKEFYASVLLDRESAEPMLVLSREGGIDVEQAKDVKKMIIPLERGVRSYDIIEAEKYLGVKGLGQIIQGLYKLFVEYDAELVEINPLALTSDGRLLALDSKVILEDNALFRHEDLLKELGRQEIHDSYVELDGDIGIIGNGAGLTMASMDLVKLNGGNPANFLDVGGGASREHVKESVLKVGSNPKVKKVVINIYGGITRCDEVALGIVDALKEIKKPIFVRLLGTNEELGKKILRENGVNVYDDVLKMIGDAVRS